Proteins encoded together in one Lathyrus oleraceus cultivar Zhongwan6 chromosome 5, CAAS_Psat_ZW6_1.0, whole genome shotgun sequence window:
- the LOC127081443 gene encoding LOW QUALITY PROTEIN: growth-regulating factor 2 (The sequence of the model RefSeq protein was modified relative to this genomic sequence to represent the inferred CDS: inserted 2 bases in 1 codon), whose protein sequence is MQTKRRNNNNTSSFEGLSNKKMMMQYQHPNDSYGPTIYNLSFGGATTILKSQADVMAASLGNAFTSSQWRELEIQVMIYKYLLASLPVPSYLLSSMIDGGFNTRLSSSRNSSTDPEVGRCRRTDGKKWRCSRYVAPNNKYCERHMHRGSHRSRKPVELHTNDITHHQIKRTPIPTTTKYAGTSSQFLASSAFHPYLQPPFSLDNSSFAVKLAPCYVPSNTQPRGFDWTPNGDPISLGASNSGWNSLIHNNILGMTNENSYLNINTESHYLSPFPQYNSSELSQQERPFCLVYNPLQIEKPRGFSFIDTWSNANTVENNANNNNASASVAKSVAKSPLSSLDLSMGGPLAEVLRPSNVTSISDSTSSNPSSSVTTNRVESIGTSRTGTMSSPSGVFHNKTLTSFSDSSGNSSPXLASSRPNSEMALLNKFNKLSCKLIN, encoded by the exons ATGCAGACcaaaagaaggaacaacaacaacactAGTAGTTTTGAAGGATTGTCTAATAAGAAGATGATGATGCAGTATCAGCATCCTAATGATAGTTATGGTCCCACAATATACAACCTGTCTTTTGGTGGTGCTACAACAATCCTCAAATCCCAAG CTGATGTTATGGCGGCTTCATTAGGGAATGCTTTCACAAGCTCTCAATGGAGAGAGCTTGAGATACAAGTTATGATTTACAAGTACTTGCTGGCTTCTCTTCCTGTTCCTTCTTATCTGCTCTCATCTATGA TTGATGGTGGTTTCAATACGAGGTTATCATCAAGTAGGAACAGTAGTACTGATCCAGAGGTAGGTAGGTGCAGAAGAACAGACGGTAAAAAATGGAGATGTTCTAGATATGTTGCTCCTAATAACAAGTATTGCGAGCGACATATGCATAGAGGTAGTCACCGTTCAAGAAAGCCTGTGGAACTTCACACCAATGATATTACCCATCATCAAATCAAGAGGACCCCTATTCCAACTACAACAAAATACGCTGGAACTTCATCACAATTTCTTGCTTCCAGTGCTTTTCATCCTTATCTCCAACCACCATTTTCCTTGGATAACAGCAGCTTTGCTGTCAAATTAGCTCCATGTTATGTCCCTTCAAATACGCAACCAAG GGGCTTCGATTGGACGCCGAATGGAGATCCAATATCTCTTGGTGCTTCTAACTCAGGATGGAACTCTCTGATTCACAACAACATACTTGGAATGACCAATGAAAATTCTTATCTCAATATTAACACTGAGTCTCACTATCTGAGTCCATTTCCACAATATAATAGTTCCGAACTTTCTCAACAAGAAAGACCATTTTGTCTCGTATATAATCCTCTCCAAATTGAGAAACCAAGAGGGTTTAGTTTCATTGATACTTGGTCTAATGCAAACACAGTAGAAAACAATGCCAACAACAACAATGCTTCTGCATCAGTAGCTAAATCAGTAGCTAAATCACCCCTTTCATCGCTTGATCTATCAATGGGAGGTCCACTAGCTGAAGTTCTAAGGCCAAGCAATGTAACTTCCATCAGCGATTCAACAAGCTCAAATCCATCTTCATCTGTCACAACAAACCGTGTCGAATCCATTGGAACTTCAAGAACAGGAACAATGTCATCTCCATCTGGTGTTTTCCATAATAAAACACTCACTTCATTTTCTGATAGCAGTGGTAATAGCAGTCC ACTTGCATCATCAAGACCCAATTCTGAAATGGCCTTACTCAACAAGTTCAATAAACTCTCATGTAAATTAATTAATTAG